A window of the Hordeum vulgare subsp. vulgare chromosome 5H, MorexV3_pseudomolecules_assembly, whole genome shotgun sequence genome harbors these coding sequences:
- the LOC123397180 gene encoding O-fucosyltransferase 9-like: protein MSVAPSARSGCGAAKAARRHQAGRAGGGRRRAAVVLLLLALAYATGLLMFVLGGGGSVDIGGRAGVTVASLRRRRAPAPSPPPPGSVYRSHIVFKRLWPDIRDDAASASTATSASASTSSPWRRSMLMTSRYPNSGELWMPCVKRTLIPSDVPPSNGYLIVEANGGLNQQRLSICDAVAVASLLNATLVIPIFHLNSVWRDPSKFSDIFDEDRFIGTLRQHVRVVKELPKDVVLRFNHNISSIPNMRTKAYSSPDHYVQKVLPKLLELGVVRIAPFSNRLAQSVPSNIQALRCLVNYQALRFAEPIRVLADDMVVRMMKKSSLAGGRYVSVHLRFEEDMVAFSCCTYDGGRKEKIEMENARERSWRGKFHRPGRVINPEANRRDGKCPLTPLEVGMMLRGMGFDNTTFLYVASGKIYNAAKYMAPLRQMFPLLQTKDTLALPEELAEFEGYSSRLAALDYTVCVQSEVFVTTQGGNFPHFLMGHRRYLLGGNAKTIKPDKRKLVLSFDDPNIRWSRFKHHMQEILHNSDIRGIAFRKPNDSIYTFPMPDCMCQQDGT from the exons ATGTCCGTTGCCCCGTCGGCGCGCAGCGGCTGCGGTGCCGCCAAGGCCGCGCGGCGCCACCAGGCGGGGCGCGCTGGCGGAGGGAGGCGCCGCGCCGCCgtggtcctccttctcctcgcgcTGGCATACGCGACGGGGCTGCTCATGTTCGTCTTAGGAGGCGGGGGTTCTGTCGACATCGGCGGCCGCGCGGGCGTTACGGTGGCATCgttgcggcggcggcgcgcgcccGCCCCGTCCCCACCGCCGCCGGGGTCGGTTTACCGCAGCCACATCGTGTTTAAGCGGCTATGGCCGGACATACGCGATGACGCCGCGTCCGCTTCGACTGCCACCTCCgcttctgcctccacctcctctccgTGGCGTCGCAGCATG TTAATGACATCACGTTATCCAAATTCTGGAGAGCTATGGATGCCATGCGTCAAGAGGACGCTGATTCCATCAG ATGTGCCGCCTTCAAATGGGTATCTCATAGTTGAAGCAAATGGTGGTCTGAATCAACAGCGTCTTTCT ATCTGCGATGCAGTTGCTGTGGCCAGCTTGCTTAATGCAACTCTTGTGATCCCAATATTTCATCTGAATAGCGTTTGGCGTGATCCTAG CAAATTTAGTGATATTTTTGACGAAGATCGTTTTATCGGGACGCTCAGACAACATGTAAGAGTTGTGAAGGAACTCCCAAAAGATGTTGTGCTGCGTTTCAATCATAATATAAGCAGCATACCAAATATGCGAACTAAAGCTTACTCATCCCCAGATCATTATGTCCAGAAGGTTCTCCCGAAACTACTGGAGTTAGG GGTTGTGCGCATAGCCCCGTTCTCGAATAGATTGGCTCAGTCAGTTCCATCGAATATCCAGGCCTTGAGGTGTTTGGTAAACTACCAGGCTCTGCGGTTTGCCGAACCAATAAGAGTTCTTGCAGACGATATGGTTGTCCGAATGATGAAAAAGAGTTCTTTGGCTGGTGGGAGATATGTCTCGGTGCATCTCCGTTTCGAAGAG GATATGGTAGCTTTTTCGTGCTGTACATATGATGGTGGCCGCAAGGAGAAAATTGAAATGGAAAATGCCCGTGAAAGGAGCTGGAGAGGGAAGTTTCACCGACCTGGTCGAGTTATCAACCCCGAGGCAAACAGAAGAGATGGGAAATGTCCACTTACTCCTCTAGAG GTTGGTATGATGCTGCGAGGCATGGGATTTGACAATACAACCTTCCTCTACGTTGCCTCTGGTAAAATATACAATGCTGCAAAATACATGGCTCCCCTTCGCCAGATGTTCCCTCTTTTACAGACCAAGGACACTCTTGCATTGCCTGAAGAGCTTGCTGAGTTTGAG GGGTATTCTTCTCGGTTAGCAGCATTAGATTACACTGTCTGTGTTCAGAGCGAAGTGTTTGTGACGACCCAAGGGGGGAACTTCCCTCACTTTTTGATGGGACACAGGCGTTACCTGTTAGGAGGGAATGCAAAGACAATAAAACCCGACAAACGGAAGCTGGTCTTATCTTTTGACGACCCCAATATCAG